One Littorina saxatilis isolate snail1 linkage group LG1, US_GU_Lsax_2.0, whole genome shotgun sequence genomic window carries:
- the LOC138969074 gene encoding protein SYS1 homolog, which translates to MLKLFGREWIRKGIRTAASTAMGGQFRSNLWDPVLIVAQIIVLQSSFYLCLGLWIFFLDVIGRFDVSLDQMFTQSDLGLYEDSGRTNIIAYALNSLTCAFILWFVVGRTRQCLDFAATVHIGHFIGCIIFTGHVPQTFWWWMTNIICVALMTVLGEYLCMRSEMKAIPLMGQRVDL; encoded by the exons ATGCTAAAATTGTTCGGACGGGAGTGGATTCGAAAGGGGATCCGCACAGCAGCATCCACAGCCATGGGAGGTCAGTTCCGGAGCAACCTGTGGGACCCAGTCCTGATCGTAGCACAGATCATTGTGCTGCAGTCGTCTTTCTATCTGTGTCTTGGCCTCTGGATCTTCTTCCTTGACGTCATCGGTAGATTTGATGTCTCCCTGGACCAGATGTTTACCCAGAGT gatCTTGGTCTCTATGAAGATTCAGGCAGAACAAACATCATTGCCTACGCACTCAATAGTTTGACTTG TGCGTTTATCCTGTGGTTTGTGGTGGGCCGTACCAGGCAGTGTCTGGATTTCGCTGCCACCGTTCACATTGGTCATTTTATTGGCTGCATCATCTTCACTGGTCACGTTCCCCAAACGTTCTGGTGGTGGATGACAAACATCATCTGTGTGGCTCTCATGACTGTTCTGGGCGAATATCTGTGCATGAGATCAGAAATGAAAGCCATACCTTTGATGGGGCAACGTGTGGATTTATAG
- the LOC138969063 gene encoding cytochrome c oxidase subunit 4 isoform 1, mitochondrial-like — protein MNGQLVRSILRGSQLSVRALSTSGPVRSSEAALDQAARDKIHPKLGNRDVVGWGFNGTASYVDREEFPLPAVRFKENTPDVMALREKEKGDWKALTLDEKKALYRASFCQTFAEMKAPTGEWKSIVAAIITALAVTGWIVIYMKKFVYSEMPHTITRQWQEDQLNRMLTQNQGRIEGISSKYDFEKGEWK, from the exons ATGAATGGACAGCTAGTAAGATCGATACTCCGGGGGTCGCAGCTCTCTGTACGAGCGTTGTCGACTTCTGGACCCGTTCGCTCATCAGAGGCTGCTCTGGACCAGGCTGCCAGAGACAAAATCCATCCGAAATTAG GCAACCGTGATGTAGTAGGCTGGGGTTTCAATGGCACCGCCAGCTATGTTGACCGCGAGGAGTTCCCTCTGCCTGCTGTTCGTTTCAAGGAGAACACTCCCGACGTCATGGCACTGAGGGAGAAGGAGAAGGGTGACTGGAAGGCCCTGACTCTGGACGAAAAGAAAGCAT TGTACAGAGCTAGCTTTTGCCAAACTTTTGCCGAGATGAAAGCACCCACAGGGGAGTGGAAGTCCATTGTGGCCGCTATCATCACAGCTCTGGCTGTCACAGGCTGGATCGTCATATACATGAAGAAATTCG TATACAGTGAAATGCCCCACACCATCACCCGCCAGTGGCAGGAGGACCAGCTCAACCGCATGCTGACTCAGAACCAAGGTCGTATCGAGGGCATCTCCTCCAAGTACGATTTCGAGAAGGGCGAGTGGAAGTAA